Proteins encoded within one genomic window of Rhinolophus sinicus isolate RSC01 linkage group LG05, ASM3656204v1, whole genome shotgun sequence:
- the LOC109439658 gene encoding transmembrane protein 217 has product MRQKHWCGMTAKPGTVLAGVFTIVATDTYVIFEQKPLRSSNSTEVNQWNRSVILLIRKFLICWSLNIVLFLSCITLGCSPCITSIISCLLIYSVHAQMCRGLVIYVIWIFFYETVNIVLQILTNNDTSIGEVRVMRWFGLVSRVFMHCFWMFSVTTYAHIIYKSKAQGNIIFYNRRISAGSREFPRRKSKIINFTCHYNE; this is encoded by the exons ATGAGACAGAAACACTGGTGTGGGATGACGGCCAAACCAGGCACCGTGTTAGCAGGGGTTTTTACCATCGTAGCCACTGACACGTACGTCATCTTCGAACAGAAGCCACTGAGGAGCAGCAATAGCACTGAGGTTAACCAATGGAACAGGAGCGTAATTCTCCTGATACGTAAGTTCCTCATCTGTTGGAGTTTGAATATCGTCCTCTTCCTATCTTgcatcact ttggGCTGTTCCCCTTGCATCACCAGCATCATCAGCTGCTTGCTCATATACTCAGTACACGCCCAGATGTGCAGGGGCTTGGTGATCTACGTCATCTGGATCTTCTTCTATGAAACTGTGAACATCGTACTACAAATCCTTACCAACAATGACACCAGCATTGGAGAGGTCAGAGTCATGCGCTGGTTTGGCTTGGTGTCCCGTGTATTCATGCACTGTTTCTGGATGTTCTCTGTCACCACTTATGCCCACATAATCTACAAAAGTAAAGCCCAGGGCAATATAATTTTCTACAACAGACGTATTTCTGCAGGCAGTAGAGAGTTCCCACGGCGGAAATCAAAGATAATCAACTTTACCTGCcactataatgaataa